The following proteins come from a genomic window of Ilumatobacter coccineus YM16-304:
- the glnII gene encoding glutamine synthetase GlnII has product MAIKAEYIWIDGTEPTPQLRSKTKILDDDNGTELADMPVWGFDGSSTNQATGDKSDCVLKPARVFPDPIRGGDSILVMCEVMLVSGKAHPTNTRAAAARTAKKYKKHEPMFGIEQEYTMLKPNGNPLGFPDDGFPAPQGPYYCGVGEYAITGRQIAEEHMDACLEAGIGLSGINAEVMPGQWEFQVGPRGLLEVADELWVARWLLHRIAEDFGVVISIDAKPVKGDWNGAGAHTNFSTKEMREDGGMKYIEAGCKALGEKAALHIANYGEGVEDRLTGAHETQRYDQFSYGVSDRGASIRIPWQCSVDGKGYLEDRRPNGNIDPYTVARLMTDTVCSAMK; this is encoded by the coding sequence GTGGCAATCAAGGCCGAATACATCTGGATCGACGGAACGGAGCCCACACCGCAGCTCCGCTCGAAGACCAAGATTCTCGACGACGACAACGGCACCGAGCTCGCCGACATGCCCGTGTGGGGATTCGACGGTTCGTCGACCAACCAGGCCACCGGCGACAAGAGCGACTGCGTGCTCAAGCCGGCACGGGTCTTCCCCGATCCGATCCGCGGTGGCGACAGCATCCTCGTCATGTGTGAAGTCATGCTCGTCAGCGGCAAGGCTCACCCCACCAACACTCGCGCTGCTGCGGCCCGCACCGCCAAGAAGTACAAGAAGCACGAGCCGATGTTCGGTATCGAGCAGGAGTACACCATGCTCAAGCCGAACGGCAACCCGCTCGGGTTCCCCGACGACGGCTTCCCCGCACCCCAGGGCCCGTACTACTGCGGCGTGGGCGAGTACGCCATCACCGGCCGCCAGATCGCCGAAGAGCACATGGACGCCTGCCTCGAAGCCGGCATCGGCCTCTCCGGCATCAACGCCGAAGTCATGCCCGGCCAGTGGGAGTTCCAGGTCGGCCCGCGCGGCCTCCTCGAAGTCGCCGACGAGCTCTGGGTGGCCCGCTGGCTGCTCCACCGCATCGCCGAAGACTTCGGTGTCGTCATCAGCATCGACGCCAAGCCCGTCAAGGGCGACTGGAACGGTGCCGGCGCACACACCAACTTCTCCACCAAGGAGATGCGCGAAGACGGCGGCATGAAGTACATCGAAGCCGGCTGCAAGGCGCTCGGCGAGAAGGCCGCCCTCCACATCGCCAACTACGGCGAAGGTGTCGAAGACCGCCTCACCGGCGCTCACGAGACGCAGCGCTACGACCAGTTCAGCTACGGCGTGTCCGACCGCGGCGCCTCGATCCGTATCCCGTGGCAGTGCTCGGTCGACGGCAAGGGCTACCTCGAAGACCGTCGCCCCAACGGCAACATCGACCCGTACACGGTCGCTCGCCTCATGACCGACACGGTCTGCAGCGCGATGAAGTGA